TGGCGGCGTTGCAGCAGTGGCCGTGGCTGATGGTGGCGGCCCTGGCGGTGATGGTGCTGGACCGCTTCGTGCCGCTGCTGCCGTCGGCCGCCACGCGTGCCGCTTTCATGGCCGCTGGCGAGACGAACGTGACGCTCGCCGGCCTGGCACTGTTGCTGGTGCCCGGCGCAGCCGTACTGCGGCTCCTGCTGCCGCGCGGCGGCGACAGGCACCTGGCCTGGCAACGCCGTTACGAGGCGCGGGCGCAGGCAATGCGCGACGCGCTGGCGTTGCCGGGGCGGGAGCATGTACCGGCATGGCGTTCCTCGTCCTGGCTGCAGCAGCCTTACCTGGCCGGCCTGCGGCGCCTGAGCGAACGGGCCGGCATGGGCCGCCCGCCGCGCAACCGCGCCCAGGCGCTGCTGTTCGCGCTGCGTGCCGGCGCGCACCCGGGTGCCATGCTGGCGGCGGTGGCGGCCAGTACGGCATTCGCGCTGGCGGCCGGCAGCAAGCTGGGTGGCGGCATGGATCGGGACGGCCTGGCGGGACTGGCTTGCGTCATGCTGCTGGCAACCCCATTGGTGACGCACGTGCATGCCGTATTGACGGCGCTGCAGCGTTATCGCATCGAGCAGGCCCTGCTGCGCCTGGCGCCGGCGGCACCGTGCAGCAGCCAGTTCAACCGCGCGCTGGGCGCGGCGCTGCTGGCGCGCTTTGCCTTGTTGTGGCTGACCTGCACGGCGGGCGCTTCGCTCACCGTGGCCGCGTGGGACCCGGCGTCGCGGGGCAGGGGGCGGTCGGCATCAGTGCCGCGCTGACCCTGCTGCTGGCACCCGCGCTGTTGCGCGACCACGCGGCCAGCCGGCGTCTGTCGACGCAGGTCATGACGCTCGTCGTCGTTGCGATCGTCACGCTGTCCGTCCTGCTGCGGATCGTCACGGTGATGTGGCGTTCGCAGATGCCGTGGTTGCCGATTGCCGTCATCGCATTGCTTGCCGCCGGGTTGACGTGGCGCGCCTGGCGCCGCCTGCAGGCGCTGCCGCCGGCCTTCCCGGCCGGGCGGCTCGCGCACGATTGAGCTGGCAGGACGCAGTTACTTGGCCGGCGTCGCCAGCGGCTGGCCCTTTTCGAGGATATAGACGCCGACGAGCCGGGCAGGTTCGGCGCCCGGGTTGCGCGCCGCATGCACGATGCCGGCCGGGATGATGAACGCTTCGCCGGCCTTCAGCCGGCGTGGCGGCTGGCCATCGATCAGCAGTTCGCCTTCCCCTCCGAGGAAATAGCTGATCTCGTCGCCGGGGTGGGTATGGCGCGGGGCCGTGGCGCCGGCCGCGATCTCGATGTGCGCGACGATGGCTTCCCGGTTCGGCACGGAGACGTCGCCGCGGACGATCTCGGTGCGCTTCAGTGGCGGCGTGGCCGTTCCGCTCTGTGCCATTGCGGCACCGGCCCAGTACAGGAAAAGGGCCGCGATGGCCCGTGCGCCCAGACTCATGCTTTGCTGTGTCATGCCAGTCTCCCTCAATGGTGTCATGGTCGCGCGCGATGGCGCAGGACCATGGTACCGCATCAGGGCTTGTGGAACAGGGCGTCGACGATGCTGCCCAGCCACGCGACGATCAGTATGGCGGCGGCGATATTGCTGCCCGGCCCGGTGTTGGTGGCTTCGATCTGCTGCTGGATGAGGACGGGGTCGAGGGCCAGGGTGCCTGCCGCGATCCGATCGACGATGGCACTCGCGGCGGCCAGCGCCGTCCACAGCAGGAACAGCACGGCCGCGAGTGCCGGAATCATGCACAGGGCGGCGCGCGCCGGACGTTTGAGAACGATGAGCTGGCCCAGGCCCGGAAACAGCAGGGCCGAGCACAACGCCGCTTTGACAGATGATTTCATTTTGCCCGATTGTGGTGCCGCAACCGGCATCGACCCGATGCCGGTTGCGGCGGATGGTATCGCTGCATTCTGCCTGAATCGTCAGGTGGCCGGCGCTACCGCCACGCTGACCAGGCGCGATCAGGCCGGGTCAGGTTCGTTGGCGACTTCCGGCATCAGGTAGGCCTCGCGTGCTGCCGGGGAAGCGGGGTCGGGTTCGTTGGCGATTTCCGGATCGACGTTGAATTCGATCTTGTCGCTGTCGATGAAGTGCAGCGTAAGATTGAAATTGGCTGCTCTCGTGTTGGCATCGCTGAAGGTGACCAGCTTGCCGCTTTCGCTGATGCTGGGCTCACTGAGCTGATCCTCACGCCCCGGCTTGACCGTGACCGACTTGAACTTGACGCCAGCGGGCGTCGGCGACACCAGCTGGTAGTTGATCACGGTGTCGGCCTCGGTGACCTTGAGCGCCGCCGGCTCGAACGTGGTCTTGTACTTCGTCTTTTTCGATACCGGGTCCACGTACGGGAGCGCGGTAACGAGCACGTTCATGAACGATGTTGGGGTGACGGGTGTCATTTTTCAGTTCCCTGGTTGGTGGTGATAGAAGTGAGGTATTTTCGATCCTGGTAGCCGATCCCGCGCAATAGCGCGACCTGCTTTTCCGCTTCGGCCTTGAGGCCCAGGCAGATCGTCGCCTCCACGAAGGGCACGAGCATCGTGTAGTCGGCGCTGTGCCGGTTATCGGCGACGAGCGCTTTGGCCGACCGGCATCGCGTTGCCGCCTTCTCGGCGTTGCCCAGCTGTTTCCAGATTCTTGCGTCGAGCAGGTGCAACTGCGCGATGACCGAGCGCAGCGAAGGGTCCGCAGGCGCCGCTGCCTGTACCTGGGCAGCGGCGGCGAGCAGCGGGATCAGATTTTCTTGCGCCGCCGCCGGCTTGCCCATGCGTAGCCGGCTCTCGGCAATGATCATCCTGGCCTTCAGCGCGAGCTGCTTGAGGTCGTGCCGCTTGGGATCCAGTTTGACCAACTCGTCGATCGCAGGCAGCAACGCCTCGGCCGTTACCAGGACCTGGCCCGCGTCCGTGTCGATGCTCATGTCGAGGCGCTTCAACCTGACGGCATGCAGGCTTTTCTGCCAGCTTCGGTTGGAGGGGTCCTGCCTGCCGATCTCGGCAAGATGCGCCTCTGCGCGCTCGTAGAACTCCCGCGCTTCCTTGACCTGGCCCAGGGCCTGCTTGAGTTCGGCCTGCCGCCACAGGGCGAAAGCCAGACGCTGGGTCCAGACCGCATTGCCGCTGTGCTCGCGGTGGACGCCTTCCATCAGCATCTCCTCGTCATGGAACAGCGCAAGGGCCTTCTTCAGTTCGCCGCGTTTCACGATGGTCGAGGCCAGCCAGGAAACGCTGTTGGCCAGGTCGACGATACGAGCCGTGTTGCCGGGTTCGCGACGGATGACGATTCTCTTCAACTCTGCAGCCTTGCTGAACGCGGCTGCGGCTTGCACGAGTTCTCCCTGCTTGAGCGCGGCGCTGCCGAGGCTGTTGTGGGCATAGGACAGCTCCAGCAAGCTGTCGACGCTTTGGCGATCGGCGACGACGAGCCGCTCCGCCAGCGTCCTGTAATGTGTCATGTGCCGCATCGAGCCGGCCCAGTCGCGGCGGTCGTAATAGATCTGCCCGATCCAGAAGGCATTGGCACCCGTGGCCTTGAGGACCGCCGGGTCCCCGGGGAAGCGCTGCAGTTGACGCTGAAGAATATCGCCGGACGCTGTCAATGCCTCCAGTGCCGCGGCCGCATTGGCACGGGCAATATTGACTTCGGCAATGAGCTGCAGGCTCTTCGCCCGCTGCATGGCTTCATGATGGTTGTCGTCCTCGCGCTCCCTGGCCGCGAGGAACGACAGCGCCTTTCCGCTGACGTCGCTGAGCAGGTCGAGACGCCCCAGCGGCTTGAGCTTGTCGACGAAATCGCCCAGCATGAAGCTCATCAGATTTTCGGCATCCGCGCGCTTGCGCTCCGCCTCGTCACGCGTCTGGCTGGCCAGCAGGCCCAGTCCGATGGCAAGCAGGGCAAGCAGCACGATGATCGTCATGGCCGCGATGCGCAGCCGTTCGCCAAGCTTCGCACCGCGCAACGAGGTCGTTACGTACGCTTTCTCGTGCGGCGCAAGGCTGAATCCGTCGAGCGCCAGCAGCGAGGTGGCCTGGGTCACCTGTATCCCCGCCGGCAGCAGCAAATCCCGCGGCCGGCCCGCCGCCATCCAGCGCTCGGCCTGCGTCGCCACGCGGGTGCGGATCTGCAGCGCCTGCCGGTGCCGCTCGATCCATTCGACCACGCGCGGCCAGCGCCGCAGCAGCGCCTCGTGGGCGACGCCGAACGTGGGCACGTCGCCCGTCAGCTCGCTGACGAACAGGCGAGCTTCCACCAGCGCGCGTACCACTTCGCGTTTTGCTTCGCTGTCCAGGGCGGCCCACGGCGTGCGGCGTGCCGTTATGGCGCCCTGGGTTTCACCGATATTCACGAGCAGCGACAGCACGTGAGGCAGGGCGGCCTGCTGCGCGGCCGGCAGCCTTGCCACGACCTGCTCGGCGCGCACGCCCAGTGCGCCCTCGATGCCGCCCAACTGGCGGAACACGTCGAACTTCAAGGTGCCGTCGTCGCCGCGCTGGCGATACAGTTCGTCCAGGCAGTACTGCAGCAGCGGCAGCGCGTCCGGACTGGCACGGGCGGCGTCGCACAGGACGTCGTCCAGGCTGGCGCCGGTGGCCGCGTCGTGCTCGAACGCCAGTTGCGCCGCACGTGCCGGCTGGCGCACCATCTGCGCGATGTCGGCGCCGCCCGGCGGCTCAACGTCGAAGTGACCGCCGCGGCCCTTCAGCGCCATCAGTTCCGGCAGGGCGATCAGGGCCGGATAGAAATCGTTGCGGCAGGCCAGGATGACCAGCACGCCGGCGCGGGCCAGTTGCTCCAGCACCGCGACGAATTGTGCGCGGTCGGCGTCGCTCGTTGCCGGCGCACGGAAAACCGCTTCGAGCCGATCGATGAACACACCGATGCGGGGCAAGCCCTGGCTGTCCAATTCCGCTGCCACGGCTTGCGGCTCCTCGCGCAGGCGGCGCGCCAGCGCATCGGCGCTGCTGCCTTCGAAGCAGCGCGCGTCAGCCAGTTCCGCGTCCAGCAGCACCGCGGCCAGCGCCTCGAACAGCCCGCCGCCACCCAGGTCCGCACAGTCCATGTGCAGCACGCAGGACAGCGCGACGGGACCGGCATCGGCCAGTGCGGGCAGCAGGCCGGCGCGCACCAGCGACGTCTTGCCGGAGCCGGACGGCCCCAGCACCAGGGCCATCGGACAGCCGCCGGCCACCTGCGCCAGCACCAGGTCGCGCAGCCGCTGCGTCGCCTGCACGCGGCCGAAGAAGATGGCC
This is a stretch of genomic DNA from Pseudoduganella chitinolytica. It encodes these proteins:
- a CDS encoding cupin domain-containing protein, with translation MTQQSMSLGARAIAALFLYWAGAAMAQSGTATPPLKRTEIVRGDVSVPNREAIVAHIEIAAGATAPRHTHPGDEISYFLGGEGELLIDGQPPRRLKAGEAFIIPAGIVHAARNPGAEPARLVGVYILEKGQPLATPAK
- a CDS encoding DP-EP family protein — protein: MTPVTPTSFMNVLVTALPYVDPVSKKTKYKTTFEPAALKVTEADTVINYQLVSPTPAGVKFKSVTVKPGREDQLSEPSISESGKLVTFSDANTRAANFNLTLHFIDSDKIEFNVDPEIANEPDPASPAAREAYLMPEVANEPDPA
- a CDS encoding nSTAND1 domain-containing NTPase — encoded protein: MGGNSLSHGDARATLEPRAMDVLRYLCRHPGAVIPAEELLQKCWGTAELGDNPVHKAIAQLRRALGDSSTEPRYIETVRKRGYRAIASVVEAADHAETWHGGSPFRGLEAFQESHAAIFFGRVQATQRLRDLVLAQVAGGCPMALVLGPSGSGKTSLVRAGLLPALADAGPVALSCVLHMDCADLGGGGLFEALAAVLLDAELADARCFEGSSADALARRLREEPQAVAAELDSQGLPRIGVFIDRLEAVFRAPATSDADRAQFVAVLEQLARAGVLVILACRNDFYPALIALPELMALKGRGGHFDVEPPGGADIAQMVRQPARAAQLAFEHDAATGASLDDVLCDAARASPDALPLLQYCLDELYRQRGDDGTLKFDVFRQLGGIEGALGVRAEQVVARLPAAQQAALPHVLSLLVNIGETQGAITARRTPWAALDSEAKREVVRALVEARLFVSELTGDVPTFGVAHEALLRRWPRVVEWIERHRQALQIRTRVATQAERWMAAGRPRDLLLPAGIQVTQATSLLALDGFSLAPHEKAYVTTSLRGAKLGERLRIAAMTIIVLLALLAIGLGLLASQTRDEAERKRADAENLMSFMLGDFVDKLKPLGRLDLLSDVSGKALSFLAAREREDDNHHEAMQRAKSLQLIAEVNIARANAAAALEALTASGDILQRQLQRFPGDPAVLKATGANAFWIGQIYYDRRDWAGSMRHMTHYRTLAERLVVADRQSVDSLLELSYAHNSLGSAALKQGELVQAAAAFSKAAELKRIVIRREPGNTARIVDLANSVSWLASTIVKRGELKKALALFHDEEMLMEGVHREHSGNAVWTQRLAFALWRQAELKQALGQVKEAREFYERAEAHLAEIGRQDPSNRSWQKSLHAVRLKRLDMSIDTDAGQVLVTAEALLPAIDELVKLDPKRHDLKQLALKARMIIAESRLRMGKPAAAQENLIPLLAAAAQVQAAAPADPSLRSVIAQLHLLDARIWKQLGNAEKAATRCRSAKALVADNRHSADYTMLVPFVEATICLGLKAEAEKQVALLRGIGYQDRKYLTSITTNQGTEK